The Megalops cyprinoides isolate fMegCyp1 chromosome 12, fMegCyp1.pri, whole genome shotgun sequence genome contains a region encoding:
- the LOC118786485 gene encoding zinc finger MYM-type protein 4-like isoform X2: MAESKEAKRSEDSRGAESDDGEIHSRHTQEVASERPSAKEEQGDAPKIPTPALSQHSSNEEGGGGGEKEAPASQSESRDSDAEWEHGTLSSFPLQVSGLGMADEELDGAPVIGADEEDDWDMDMSETLDSAMEMDQQMDTRTDKPADARTEVEKKGSPAEVEADAAKTATSGVGAGAVATPWDAQRPPLADVEMSVVAESAGPDGERQTQNSDASQGGGVPQLSGSGGSRRLSEETQEALCTSQELEMGDGERAPYSPPLDIKDEPIDEEYDRALLPHPPPRRIKDEPDAPEELVQQHKTSEMLRISSVFSVGESSASSAIAPRPASGGGQVARAMPVPPRTPQTVTPPAPASASRGGTPPGTVRVSCSGCTKVLQKGQTAFQRKGSSQLFCSTVCLTGCTLPATKSLPKKTCHACLKEIVNPKDLIIAPVDTAGNMKDFCSQGCLSDFKKNTTASMLPGEGVTIKCSMCRKTAIIRHEVNYQGAVHKLCSDTCFSRFRSSNNLTMNCCETCGNYCYSASGQCHLLQIEGTTRKFCSPVCLTTYKQKLTKVSPCAQCGTPRSSAEMVESTGADGKIHLYCSMGCAASATPRSGIAGASFPCTNCKVVAVPQFHLALNDGTIRNFCSYNCVLTFQASFTKTVPQGQMNGTSSIPEGPSVPPPGPFLPSQAPGTVPRASALPSLSAPPHGQALPHGHALPHTPAQTHGPGSGQTPPSPSTRGHGHALVAPPLISRGPVPAQAPPSLTQGPPMVPPGPLTRGLVKLTCKQCFHPFSSKPELIQFKGQMIQFCGKTCSEEFRKLNFVTARCEYCKLEKMVRDVIRFNRIDRPFCSEGCKLLFKHDLSKRSGTPCRSCAYCTNMSQKMIQNHFGGRLEEFCREECMSLYTVLYYQMAKCDWCQRQGKLLESQKWLGEVKHFCNLQCLLHFTSQQSSYDQPSAGQDSAYDQPTVGQKSSYDQPSAGQHASYDPLPSSGALPPQIPTGTVPACIAPPPIPVGALGNVGLTVPPYHPAYVSKEATPVIANVVSLASAPTGQPYITANMALQGAVPSAFSQTKINGDASTQTDAMKPPAAPRRVLKNKALLCKPISQNKGTLCKPHLQSTESQTEEQKDQKIMVLPVPVPVFIPVPMHLYTQYTPLPLGLPVPLPVPMFLPTSPASADSILRAVQDLRDSTPRDPQKGDRHITEEEEEEEEERDKPISFGDQGSTYSGDLESEGVSTPHSWEEESAASNQRLGPASDPEGPPSTPGTHTQLDLEADFPIESLQPTSTKELNVTLRNRGRRRPRDGFPPRKRGRKRGAAVVAAGVARSAMPPAGSSKLHHMYGVNAWRCWVQGMSGQSEQEQLKQGGRSVALKEDVLQCSSSELSFGLCRFIREVRRPNGEPYSPDSIFYLCLGLQQYLLENGRIENLFTDQLYSNFTLEITKMLRDWKPTILPSGYLPWRVEEEFLWACKQLGAYSPTVLLNTLLFFSTKLFHLKTLPQHRRLSFANLTRCTRQGTSTKSTYLRFCPAHRDPAATETPALPAKRRIEEDEEEGVLEMPENTDNPLRCPVRLYEFYLSKCPDEVKQRTDLFYLQPERSCMPNSRLWYSSQPLESAMLENMLTRILTVREVHLVGEQPVTPTFQSNEENSE; the protein is encoded by the exons GATTCCCGGGGAGCAGAGTCAGATGATGGGGAGatacacagcagacacacacaggaag TGGCTTCTGAGAGGCCCTCAGCTAAAGAGGAACAGGGTGATGCCCCCAAGATCCCCACACCTGCTTTGTCTCAACACAGCAGCaatgaggaggggggaggaggcggagagAAAGAGGCGCCTGCGTCCCAGTCTGAGTCGAGGGACAGTGACGCAGAGTGGGAGCATGGtaccctctcctcctttcccctccaaGTGTCTGGGTTGGGCATGGCGGACGAGGAGCTGGACGGTGCTCCAGTGATCGGAGCTGACGAAGAGGACGACTGGGATATGGACATGAGTGAGACTCTGGACAGCGCCATGGAAATGGACCAACAGATGGACACAAGGACAGACAAACCGGCTGATGCACGTACAGAGGTCGAAAAGAAGGGGTCCCCGGCAGAAGTGGAGGCGGATGCAGCCAAAACAGCGACCTCCGGTGtaggtgcaggtgcag TGGCCACCCCGTGGGATGCACAGCGCCCCCCTCTGGCAGATGTGGAGATGAGCGTTGTGGCGGAGTCTGCCGGGCCAGACGGGGAGAGGCAAACGCAGAACTCTGACGCCAGCCAGG gtGGGGGAGTGCCTCAGCTCTCCGGTTCAGGGGGGAGCAGACGCTTGTCTGAGGAGACTCAA GAGGCGCTGTGCACATCACAGGAGTTGGAGATGGGGGATGGTGAGAGGGCACCTTACTCCCCACCACTTGACATCAAAGACGAGCCAATCGATGAGGAGTACGACCGCGCCCTCTTACCTCACCCCCCACCAAGGCGTATCAAGGATGAACCTGATGCCCCAGAG GAGCTGGTCCAGCAGCACAAGACCTCAGAAATGCTGAGAatcagctctgtgttttctgtgggaGAAAGCTCAGCTTCCTCCGCTATAG ctccccGGCCTGCCTCTGGCGGCGGCCAGGTGGCGCGGGCGATGCCGGTCCCGCCCAGGACCCCGCAGACCGTGACGCCGCCGGCCCCCGCGTCGGCCTCCCGCGGCGGCACCCCTCCCGGCACGGTGCGCGTGTCCTGCTCAGGGTGCACCAAGGTGCTGCAGAAGGGCCAGACGGCCTTCCAGCGCAAGGGCTCCTCCCAGCTTTTCTGCTCCACCGTCTGCCTCACAGGCTGCACCCTGCCCGCCACCAAGAGCCTGCCCAAAAAGACCTGCCACGCATGTTTGAA AGAGATTGTGAATCCAAAAGATTTGATCATCGCTCCTGTGGACACAGCTGGTAACATGAAGGACTTCTGCAGCCAGGGCTGTCTCTCCGATTTTAAGAAGAACACAACGGCATCCATGCTGCCCGGTGAAGGCGTCACCATTAAATGCAGCATGTGCCGCAAGACTGCCATT ATCCGTCATGAGGTGAACTACCAGGGTGCAGTGCACAAACTGTGCAGCGACACCTGCTTCTCTCGCTTCCGCTCCTCTAACAACCTGACCATGAACTGCTGTGAGACCTGCGGCAATTACTGCTACAGCGCCAGCGGGCAGTGCCACCTGCTGCAGATAGAGGGCACCACCAGGAAGTTCTGCAGCCCAGTCTGCCTCACTACCTATAAGCAG AAGTTAACGAAGGTGAGTCCGTGCGCGCAGTGCGGAACCCCCCGCTCGTCGGCTGAGATGGTGGAGAGCACCGGGGCTGATGGGAAGATTCATCTCTACTGCTCCATGGGATGTGCGGCCAGTGCCACACCTCGCTCGGGCATTGCAG GTGCTTCCTTCCCCTGTACAAACTGCAAGGTTGTAGCTGTCCCACAATTCCACCTGGCCCTGAATGACGGCACGATCCGCAACTTCTGCTCGTACAACTGCGTCCTCACCTTCCAG gCGTCCTTCACTAAGACAGTTCCTCAGGGTCAGATGAATGGCACTTCCTCTATTCCTGAGGgcccctctgttccccctccTGGGCCTTTCCTGCCCTCCCAGGCACCAGGAACTGTGCCTCGAGCTTCTGCCTTACCTTCCCTTTCCGCCCCACCCCATGGCCAAGCCCTTCCCCACGGGCATGCTCTGCCCCACACACCTGCCCAGACGCACGGACCTGGCTCTGGACAGACCCCGCCCTCCCCCTCAACCCGAGGACACGGTCACGCCCTGGTCGCTCCCCCTCTCATATCCCGTGGGCCTGTCCCTGCTCAAGCCCCGCCCTCCTTGACCCAGGGACCACCCATGGTCCCACCTGGCCCTTTGACCCGCGGCCTGGTGAAGCTGACCTGCAAACAGTGTTTTCACCCCTTCTCCTCCAAACCGGAGCTCATCCAGTTCAAG GGTCAGATGATTCAGTTCTGTGGGAAGACATGCTCTGAGGAGTTTAGGAAGCTGAACTTTGTGACAGCTCGGTGCGAGTATTGCAAACTGGAGAAGATGGTCAGGGATGTGATCAGATTCAACCGCATTGACCGGCCCTTCTGCAGCGAag GGTGTAAGCTGCTCTTTAAGCACGACCTGTCCAAGCGCAGTGGAACCCCGTGCCGGTCCTGTGCCTACTGCACAAACATGTCCCAGAAGATGATCCAGAACCACTTCGGAGGGAGGCTGGAGGAGTTCTGCAGGGAGGAGTGCATGTCCCTCTACACGGTGCTGTACTATCAG ATGGCGAAGTGTGATTGGTGCCAGCGTCAGGGGAAGCTGCTGGAGTCCCAGAAGTGGCTGGGAGAAGTGAAGCACTTCTGTAACCTGCAGTGTCTGCTGCATTTCACCAGCCAACAAAGCTCCTACGACCAGCCATCCGCAGGCCAGGACAGTGCCTACGACCAGCCCACGGTGGGCCAGAAAAGCTCCTATGACCAGCCGTCGGCAGGCCAACATGCCTCCTACGACCCATTGCCCAGCTCCGGTGCCTTGCCACCCCAGA TTCCTACAGGGACTGTACCTGCCTGTATTGCACCCCCACCCATACCTGTAGGAGCGCTGGGAAATGTTGGCCTCACTGTTCCACCTTACCATCCCGCCTATGTGTCCAAAGAGGCCACGCCTGTCATTGCTAATGTGGTGTCGCTCGCTAGCGCCCCCACTGGGCAGCCCTATATCACTGCCAACATGGCCCTGCAAG GGGCTGTTCCTTCTGCATTCAGCCAGACCAAGATCAATGGAGAT GCAAGCACACAGACGGATGCGATGAAGCCCCCCGCAGCCCCCCGCAGAGTGCTGAAGAACAAGGCCCTGCTCTGCAAGCCCATCAGCCAGAACAAAGGCACCTTGTGCAAGCCACACCTACAGAGCACAGAGTCCCAGACAG aggagCAGAAAGATCAGAAGATCATGGTGTTGCCAGTTCCTGTGCCGGTCTTTATCCCTGTGCCTATGCACCTCTACACCCAGTACACACCGCTGCCCCTAGGGCTGCCTGTGCCG CTGCCAGTACCCATGTTCCTGCCCACCTCACCAGCCAGCGCAGACAGCATTCTACGCGCTGTCCAGGATCTCCGCGACAGCACGCCCCGTGACCCTCAAAAGGGTGACCGCCACATaactgaagaagaagaggaggaggaggaagagagggacaaACCCATCTCATTCGGAG ACCAGGGCAGCACGTACAGTGGGGACTTGGAGTCAGAGGGGGTCTCCACACCCCACAGCTGGGAAGAGGAGTCAGCGGCCAGCAACCAACGACTGGGCCCCGCCTCTGACCCCGAGGGGCCCCCCTCGACccccggcacacacacacagctcgaCTTGGAGGCGGACTTTCCCATTG AATCCTTGCAGCCGACGTCGACAAAGGAGCTGAACGTGACGCTGAGAAACAGGGGACGCAGGAGGCCCAGAGATGGCTTCCCCCCCAGGAAACGG GGTCGGAAACGGGGTGCTGCAGTGGTCGCCGCGGGCGTCGCGCGCAGTGCgatgccccctgctggcagctcCAAGCTGCACCACATGTATGGAGTGAATGCCTGGAGGTGCTGGGTCCAGGGGATGAGCGGCCAATCGGAGCAGGAGCAGCTCAAACAGGGTG gaaggTCTGTGGCACTGAAGGAGGATGTTTTGCAGTGCAGTTCTTCAGAGCTCAGTTTTGGTCTCTGCCGCTTCATCAGGGAGGTCAGGCGGCCCAACGGCGAGCCGTACAGCCCCGACAGCATCTTTTACCTGTGCCTGGGCCTCCAGCAG TACCTGCTTGAGAATGGAAGGATCGAGAACCTTTTCACTGATCAGCTGTACAGCAACTTCACCCTGGAAATCACCAAAATGCTCAGAGACTGGAAACCAACCATACTGCCAAGTG GCTACCTGCCCTGGCGGGTGGAGGAGGAGTTCCTGTGGGCGTGTAAGCAGCTGGGCGCGTACTCTCCCACCGTGCTGCTCAACACCCTGCTCTTCTTCAGCACCAAGCTCTTCCACCTGAAGACCCTCCCCCAGCACCGCCGCCTCTCCTTCGCCAACCTCACCCGCTGCACTCGCCAGGGCACCAGCACCAAGTCCACCTACCTGCGCTTCTGCCCCGCCCACAGGGACCCTGCAGCTACAG AGACACCAGCGTTACCAGCGAAGAGGAGGAtagaggaggatgaagaggagggtGTGTTGGAAATGCCAGAGAATACGGACAACCCTCTACGATGTCCCGTCAGACTGTATGAATTCTACCTCTCCAAGTG cccCGATGAGGTGAAGCAGCGGACAGACCTGTTCTACCTGCAGCCTGAGCGCTCCTGCATGCCCAACAGCCGTCTGTGGTACTCCTCCCAGCCACTAGAGAGTGCCATGCTGGAAAATATGCTCACACGCATACTCACTGTCCGGGAAGTGCACTTGGTGGGAGAGCAGCCCGTGACACCAACATTTCAGTCCAACGAGGAGAACTCTGAGTGA
- the LOC118786485 gene encoding zinc finger MYM-type protein 4-like isoform X3, whose protein sequence is MAESKEAKRSEDSRGAESDDGEIHSRHTQEAVASERPSAKEEQGDAPKIPTPALSQHSSNEEGGGGGEKEAPASQSESRDSDAEWEHGTLSSFPLQVSGLGMADEELDGAPVIGADEEDDWDMDMSETLDSAMEMDQQMDTRTDKPADARTEVEKKGSPAEVEADAAKTATSGVGAGAVATPWDAQRPPLADVEMSVVAESAGPDGERQTQNSDASQGGGVPQLSGSGGSRRLSEETQEALCTSQELEMGDGERAPYSPPLDIKDEPIDEEYDRALLPHPPPRRIKDEPDAPEELVQQHKTSEMLRISSVFSVGESSASSAIAPRPASGGGQVARAMPVPPRTPQTVTPPAPASASRGGTPPGTVRVSCSGCTKVLQKGQTAFQRKGSSQLFCSTVCLTGCTLPATKSLPKKTCHACLKEIVNPKDLIIAPVDTAGNMKDFCSQGCLSDFKKNTTASMLPGEGVTIKCSMCRKTAIIRHEVNYQGAVHKLCSDTCFSRFRSSNNLTMNCCETCGNYCYSASGQCHLLQIEGTTRKFCSPVCLTTYKQKLTKVSPCAQCGTPRSSAEMVESTGADGKIHLYCSMGCAASATPRSGIAGASFPCTNCKVVAVPQFHLALNDGTIRNFCSYNCVLTFQASFTKTVPQGQMNGTSSIPEGPSVPPPGPFLPSQAPGTVPRASALPSLSAPPHGQALPHGHALPHTPAQTHGPGSGQTPPSPSTRGHGHALVAPPLISRGPVPAQAPPSLTQGPPMVPPGPLTRGLVKLTCKQCFHPFSSKPELIQFKGQMIQFCGKTCSEEFRKLNFVTARCEYCKLEKMVRDVIRFNRIDRPFCSEGCKLLFKHDLSKRSGTPCRSCAYCTNMSQKMIQNHFGGRLEEFCREECMSLYTVLYYQMAKCDWCQRQGKLLESQKWLGEVKHFCNLQCLLHFTSQQSSYDQPSAGQDSAYDQPTVGQKSSYDQPSAGQHASYDPLPSSGALPPQRAVPSAFSQTKINGDASTQTDAMKPPAAPRRVLKNKALLCKPISQNKGTLCKPHLQSTESQTEEQKDQKIMVLPVPVPVFIPVPMHLYTQYTPLPLGLPVPLPVPMFLPTSPASADSILRAVQDLRDSTPRDPQKGDRHITEEEEEEEEERDKPISFGDQGSTYSGDLESEGVSTPHSWEEESAASNQRLGPASDPEGPPSTPGTHTQLDLEADFPIESLQPTSTKELNVTLRNRGRRRPRDGFPPRKRGRKRGAAVVAAGVARSAMPPAGSSKLHHMYGVNAWRCWVQGMSGQSEQEQLKQGGRSVALKEDVLQCSSSELSFGLCRFIREVRRPNGEPYSPDSIFYLCLGLQQYLLENGRIENLFTDQLYSNFTLEITKMLRDWKPTILPSGYLPWRVEEEFLWACKQLGAYSPTVLLNTLLFFSTKLFHLKTLPQHRRLSFANLTRCTRQGTSTKSTYLRFCPAHRDPAATETPALPAKRRIEEDEEEGVLEMPENTDNPLRCPVRLYEFYLSKCPDEVKQRTDLFYLQPERSCMPNSRLWYSSQPLESAMLENMLTRILTVREVHLVGEQPVTPTFQSNEENSE, encoded by the exons GATTCCCGGGGAGCAGAGTCAGATGATGGGGAGatacacagcagacacacacaggaag CAGTGGCTTCTGAGAGGCCCTCAGCTAAAGAGGAACAGGGTGATGCCCCCAAGATCCCCACACCTGCTTTGTCTCAACACAGCAGCaatgaggaggggggaggaggcggagagAAAGAGGCGCCTGCGTCCCAGTCTGAGTCGAGGGACAGTGACGCAGAGTGGGAGCATGGtaccctctcctcctttcccctccaaGTGTCTGGGTTGGGCATGGCGGACGAGGAGCTGGACGGTGCTCCAGTGATCGGAGCTGACGAAGAGGACGACTGGGATATGGACATGAGTGAGACTCTGGACAGCGCCATGGAAATGGACCAACAGATGGACACAAGGACAGACAAACCGGCTGATGCACGTACAGAGGTCGAAAAGAAGGGGTCCCCGGCAGAAGTGGAGGCGGATGCAGCCAAAACAGCGACCTCCGGTGtaggtgcaggtgcag TGGCCACCCCGTGGGATGCACAGCGCCCCCCTCTGGCAGATGTGGAGATGAGCGTTGTGGCGGAGTCTGCCGGGCCAGACGGGGAGAGGCAAACGCAGAACTCTGACGCCAGCCAGG gtGGGGGAGTGCCTCAGCTCTCCGGTTCAGGGGGGAGCAGACGCTTGTCTGAGGAGACTCAA GAGGCGCTGTGCACATCACAGGAGTTGGAGATGGGGGATGGTGAGAGGGCACCTTACTCCCCACCACTTGACATCAAAGACGAGCCAATCGATGAGGAGTACGACCGCGCCCTCTTACCTCACCCCCCACCAAGGCGTATCAAGGATGAACCTGATGCCCCAGAG GAGCTGGTCCAGCAGCACAAGACCTCAGAAATGCTGAGAatcagctctgtgttttctgtgggaGAAAGCTCAGCTTCCTCCGCTATAG ctccccGGCCTGCCTCTGGCGGCGGCCAGGTGGCGCGGGCGATGCCGGTCCCGCCCAGGACCCCGCAGACCGTGACGCCGCCGGCCCCCGCGTCGGCCTCCCGCGGCGGCACCCCTCCCGGCACGGTGCGCGTGTCCTGCTCAGGGTGCACCAAGGTGCTGCAGAAGGGCCAGACGGCCTTCCAGCGCAAGGGCTCCTCCCAGCTTTTCTGCTCCACCGTCTGCCTCACAGGCTGCACCCTGCCCGCCACCAAGAGCCTGCCCAAAAAGACCTGCCACGCATGTTTGAA AGAGATTGTGAATCCAAAAGATTTGATCATCGCTCCTGTGGACACAGCTGGTAACATGAAGGACTTCTGCAGCCAGGGCTGTCTCTCCGATTTTAAGAAGAACACAACGGCATCCATGCTGCCCGGTGAAGGCGTCACCATTAAATGCAGCATGTGCCGCAAGACTGCCATT ATCCGTCATGAGGTGAACTACCAGGGTGCAGTGCACAAACTGTGCAGCGACACCTGCTTCTCTCGCTTCCGCTCCTCTAACAACCTGACCATGAACTGCTGTGAGACCTGCGGCAATTACTGCTACAGCGCCAGCGGGCAGTGCCACCTGCTGCAGATAGAGGGCACCACCAGGAAGTTCTGCAGCCCAGTCTGCCTCACTACCTATAAGCAG AAGTTAACGAAGGTGAGTCCGTGCGCGCAGTGCGGAACCCCCCGCTCGTCGGCTGAGATGGTGGAGAGCACCGGGGCTGATGGGAAGATTCATCTCTACTGCTCCATGGGATGTGCGGCCAGTGCCACACCTCGCTCGGGCATTGCAG GTGCTTCCTTCCCCTGTACAAACTGCAAGGTTGTAGCTGTCCCACAATTCCACCTGGCCCTGAATGACGGCACGATCCGCAACTTCTGCTCGTACAACTGCGTCCTCACCTTCCAG gCGTCCTTCACTAAGACAGTTCCTCAGGGTCAGATGAATGGCACTTCCTCTATTCCTGAGGgcccctctgttccccctccTGGGCCTTTCCTGCCCTCCCAGGCACCAGGAACTGTGCCTCGAGCTTCTGCCTTACCTTCCCTTTCCGCCCCACCCCATGGCCAAGCCCTTCCCCACGGGCATGCTCTGCCCCACACACCTGCCCAGACGCACGGACCTGGCTCTGGACAGACCCCGCCCTCCCCCTCAACCCGAGGACACGGTCACGCCCTGGTCGCTCCCCCTCTCATATCCCGTGGGCCTGTCCCTGCTCAAGCCCCGCCCTCCTTGACCCAGGGACCACCCATGGTCCCACCTGGCCCTTTGACCCGCGGCCTGGTGAAGCTGACCTGCAAACAGTGTTTTCACCCCTTCTCCTCCAAACCGGAGCTCATCCAGTTCAAG GGTCAGATGATTCAGTTCTGTGGGAAGACATGCTCTGAGGAGTTTAGGAAGCTGAACTTTGTGACAGCTCGGTGCGAGTATTGCAAACTGGAGAAGATGGTCAGGGATGTGATCAGATTCAACCGCATTGACCGGCCCTTCTGCAGCGAag GGTGTAAGCTGCTCTTTAAGCACGACCTGTCCAAGCGCAGTGGAACCCCGTGCCGGTCCTGTGCCTACTGCACAAACATGTCCCAGAAGATGATCCAGAACCACTTCGGAGGGAGGCTGGAGGAGTTCTGCAGGGAGGAGTGCATGTCCCTCTACACGGTGCTGTACTATCAG ATGGCGAAGTGTGATTGGTGCCAGCGTCAGGGGAAGCTGCTGGAGTCCCAGAAGTGGCTGGGAGAAGTGAAGCACTTCTGTAACCTGCAGTGTCTGCTGCATTTCACCAGCCAACAAAGCTCCTACGACCAGCCATCCGCAGGCCAGGACAGTGCCTACGACCAGCCCACGGTGGGCCAGAAAAGCTCCTATGACCAGCCGTCGGCAGGCCAACATGCCTCCTACGACCCATTGCCCAGCTCCGGTGCCTTGCCACCCCAGA GGGCTGTTCCTTCTGCATTCAGCCAGACCAAGATCAATGGAGAT GCAAGCACACAGACGGATGCGATGAAGCCCCCCGCAGCCCCCCGCAGAGTGCTGAAGAACAAGGCCCTGCTCTGCAAGCCCATCAGCCAGAACAAAGGCACCTTGTGCAAGCCACACCTACAGAGCACAGAGTCCCAGACAG aggagCAGAAAGATCAGAAGATCATGGTGTTGCCAGTTCCTGTGCCGGTCTTTATCCCTGTGCCTATGCACCTCTACACCCAGTACACACCGCTGCCCCTAGGGCTGCCTGTGCCG CTGCCAGTACCCATGTTCCTGCCCACCTCACCAGCCAGCGCAGACAGCATTCTACGCGCTGTCCAGGATCTCCGCGACAGCACGCCCCGTGACCCTCAAAAGGGTGACCGCCACATaactgaagaagaagaggaggaggaggaagagagggacaaACCCATCTCATTCGGAG ACCAGGGCAGCACGTACAGTGGGGACTTGGAGTCAGAGGGGGTCTCCACACCCCACAGCTGGGAAGAGGAGTCAGCGGCCAGCAACCAACGACTGGGCCCCGCCTCTGACCCCGAGGGGCCCCCCTCGACccccggcacacacacacagctcgaCTTGGAGGCGGACTTTCCCATTG AATCCTTGCAGCCGACGTCGACAAAGGAGCTGAACGTGACGCTGAGAAACAGGGGACGCAGGAGGCCCAGAGATGGCTTCCCCCCCAGGAAACGG GGTCGGAAACGGGGTGCTGCAGTGGTCGCCGCGGGCGTCGCGCGCAGTGCgatgccccctgctggcagctcCAAGCTGCACCACATGTATGGAGTGAATGCCTGGAGGTGCTGGGTCCAGGGGATGAGCGGCCAATCGGAGCAGGAGCAGCTCAAACAGGGTG gaaggTCTGTGGCACTGAAGGAGGATGTTTTGCAGTGCAGTTCTTCAGAGCTCAGTTTTGGTCTCTGCCGCTTCATCAGGGAGGTCAGGCGGCCCAACGGCGAGCCGTACAGCCCCGACAGCATCTTTTACCTGTGCCTGGGCCTCCAGCAG TACCTGCTTGAGAATGGAAGGATCGAGAACCTTTTCACTGATCAGCTGTACAGCAACTTCACCCTGGAAATCACCAAAATGCTCAGAGACTGGAAACCAACCATACTGCCAAGTG GCTACCTGCCCTGGCGGGTGGAGGAGGAGTTCCTGTGGGCGTGTAAGCAGCTGGGCGCGTACTCTCCCACCGTGCTGCTCAACACCCTGCTCTTCTTCAGCACCAAGCTCTTCCACCTGAAGACCCTCCCCCAGCACCGCCGCCTCTCCTTCGCCAACCTCACCCGCTGCACTCGCCAGGGCACCAGCACCAAGTCCACCTACCTGCGCTTCTGCCCCGCCCACAGGGACCCTGCAGCTACAG AGACACCAGCGTTACCAGCGAAGAGGAGGAtagaggaggatgaagaggagggtGTGTTGGAAATGCCAGAGAATACGGACAACCCTCTACGATGTCCCGTCAGACTGTATGAATTCTACCTCTCCAAGTG cccCGATGAGGTGAAGCAGCGGACAGACCTGTTCTACCTGCAGCCTGAGCGCTCCTGCATGCCCAACAGCCGTCTGTGGTACTCCTCCCAGCCACTAGAGAGTGCCATGCTGGAAAATATGCTCACACGCATACTCACTGTCCGGGAAGTGCACTTGGTGGGAGAGCAGCCCGTGACACCAACATTTCAGTCCAACGAGGAGAACTCTGAGTGA